A region from the Vicia villosa cultivar HV-30 ecotype Madison, WI linkage group LG3, Vvil1.0, whole genome shotgun sequence genome encodes:
- the LOC131657785 gene encoding beta-galactosidase-like, translating into MCNPRIGLFLIVSSVLLCAFSFATTIEYDSNAIIINGERRIIISGAIHYPRSTSEMWPDLIKKAKDGGLDAIETYIFWDLHEPVRRQYNFSKNLDFIKFLKNVHEEGLYVVLRIGPYVCAEWNYGGFPMWLHNLPGIQLRTDNAVFKKEMKIFTAKIVTLCKEAGLFAPQGGPIILAQIENEYGDVITNYGEDGNTYIKWCAQMALAQNVGVPWIMCKQNNAPSPIINTCNGYYCDDFKPNNPKSPKMFTENWVGWFQKWGERKPHRTAEDVAFSVARFFQKGGVLQNYYMYHGGTNFGRTAGGPYIITAYDYDAPLDEYGNLNQPKWGHLKNLHAAIKLGEKVLTNGTVIEKQYGDSIYLTTYANNATGQKICFLSNSHNSKDVEVDLQQDGKYYVPAWSVSILQDCNKEVFNTAKVDAQTNVYVKKLSTKLGNSLIWTWASDPIEDTLQAIGTFSASQLLEQKSVTVDASDYLWYMTKVLINETSIWNNATLQVNTAGHVLHAYVNGQYIGPQWGTHDNLSFTYERLVSLKQGTNIISLLSGTVGHAHYGASFDMKQTGIVGGPVKLIATNSGNTLDISKSSWSYKVGLNGEAKRFYDSKIKNGVQWNINNVAVGKPLTWYKTTFKTPEGKDAVVLDFTGLTKGQAWVNGQSIGRYWPTMVADKNGCDNKCDYRGNYGADKCLSGCGEPSQRFYHVPRSFLNNDTNTNTLILFEEMGGSPFNVSTISEIQFASYGEPQGKCGSFQVGEWESRDSVAVVEKVCTGKQLCSINVTSSTFGITKGGTNGQLAVQLLCDGSDPDDNRVQFVHV; encoded by the exons ATGTGTAATCCTAGGATTGGGCTCTTTCTTATTGTAAGTTCGGTATTATTGTGTGCTTTCTCTTTTGCAACAACCATAGAATATGATTCAAATGCCATTATCATCAATGGTGAACGGAGAATAATAATATCTGGTGCAATCCACTATCCGCGTAGCACTTCTGAAATGTGGCCAGATCTTATTAAGAAAGCAAAAGATGGTGGTCTTGATGCCATTGAAACATATATATTTTGGGACCTTCACGAACCTGTTCGTCGCCAATATAATTTTTCTAAAAATCTAGATTTCATCAAGTTTCTAAAAAATGTTCACGAAGAAGGTCTTTATGTTGTGCTTCGAATTGGTCCTTATGTTTGTGCTGAATGGAACTATGGAGGTTTCCCAATGTGGTTACACAACTTGCCAGGGATTCAGCTAAGGACTGACAATGCAGTTTTTAAGAAGGAAATGAAAATATTCACAGCAAAGATTGTGACCTTGTGCAAAGAAGCTGGATTGTTTGCACCACAAGGAGGACCGATCATTTTGGCTCAAATTGAGAATGAATATGGGGATGTCATAACTAACTACGGAGAAGATGGGAACACATACATTAAATGGTGTGCCCAGATGGCTTTAGCTCAAAATGTCGGTGTCCCATGGATCATGTGCAAGCAAAACAATGCTCCATCACCTATTATCAATACATGCAATGGCTATTATTGTGATGATTTCAAGCCAAACAATCCTAAAAGCCCTAAAATGTTTACAGAGAATTGGGTTGGTTGGTTCCAAAAATGGGGTGAAAGGAAGCCACACAGAACTGCTGAAGATGTAGCATTTTCAGTTGCACGTTTTTTTCAAAAGGGTGGTGTCCTCCAAAACTATTACATGTACCATGGAGGAACAAATTTTGGAAGAACCGCGGGCGGTCCATATATTATCACAGCATATGACTATGATGCACCACTTGATGAATACGGTAACTTAAACCAACCAAAATGGGGACATCTTAAAAATCTCCATGCCGCCATAAAGTTAGGAGAGAAGGTTCTCACTAATGGCACTGTTATAGAGAAGCAATATGGAGATTCAATATATTTGACTACTTATGCAAATAATGCCACTGgacaaaaaatttgttttttgagTAATTCACATAATTCTAAGGATGTTGAAGTTGATCTACAACAAGATGGAAAGTATTATGTGCCTGCTTGGTCAGTGTCTATTCTCCAAGATTGCAACAAGGAAGTTTTCAACACTGCAAAGGTTGATGCACAAACAAATGTTTATGTGAAGAAACTATCTACAAAATTAGGAAACTCACTCATTTGGACATGGGCATCCGACCCCATAGAAGACACCTTACAAGCAATAGGGACATTTAGTGCTTCTCAACTTTTGGAGCAAAAGAGTGTTACCGTTGATGCTAGTGATTATTTGTGGTACATGACCAAAGTTCTAATCAATgaaacatccatttggaataatgCAACTTTGCAAGTGAACACAGCAGGCCATGTTCTTCACGCCTATGTTAATGGACAATATATTGGCCCACAGTGGGGAACACATGATAACCTTAGTTTTACATATGAAAGATTGGTTTCATTGAAACAAGGTACCAACATTATAAGTTTATTAAGTGGTACAGTTGGTCATGCACATTATGGTGCCTCCTTTGATATGAAACAAACCGGTATTGTTGGGGGTCCTGTGAAACTCATTGCAACCAATTCAGGAAATACTTTGGATATATCAAAATCTAGTTGGTCATACAAGGTTGGATTAAATGGTGAGGCTAAAAGATTTTATGattctaaaattaaaaatggAGTTCAATGGAACATAAATAATGTTGCTGTGGGAAAACCATTAACTTGGTACAAGACTACTTTTAAGACCCCTGAAGGTAAAGACGCTGTAGTCTTAGATTTCACAGGCCTTACAAAAGGACAAGCATGGGTTAATGGTCAAAGTATTGGAAGGTATTGGCCTACAATGGTGGCTGACAAAAATGGATGTGATAATAAATGTGATTATAGAGGAAATTATGGAGCTGATAAATGTTTGAGTGGGTGTGGAGAACCATCTCAAAGGTTTTACCATGTGCCAAGATCATTCTTAAATAATGACACAAACACTAACACATTGATTTTATTTGAGGAAATGGGTGGAAGCCCCTTTAATGTGTCT ACTATATCAGAAATCCAATTTGCGAGCTATGGAGAACCACAAGGAAAGTGTGGATCATTCCAAGTAGGTGAATGGGAATCACGTGACAGTGTTGCAGTGGTTGAAAAAGTATGCACTGGTAAACAATTATGTTCAATAAACGTGACAAGTTCCACATTTGGAATAACTAAAGGTGGCACAAATGGTCAACTAGCTGTGCAACTCCTGTGTGATGGCTCTGATCCTGATGATAATCGTGTGCAATTTGTTCACGTGtag